A portion of the Pseudomonas protegens CHA0 genome contains these proteins:
- the panB gene encoding 3-methyl-2-oxobutanoate hydroxymethyltransferase, which yields MPDITLTTLQSLKQKGEKITMLTCYDATFAHTCCEAGVEVLLVGDSLGMVLQGHDSTLPVSTADMAYHVAAVKRGNNGALILADLPFMSYATTEQALSSSAQLMQAGAHMLKIEGAAWLAEPVRLLNERGVPVCVHMGLTPQTVNVLGGYKVQGRNESQARQMRADAIALEQAGAAMLLLECVPSELAAEITQAVKIPVIGIGAGSATDGQVLVLHDMLGLSLSGRSPKFVKNFMAGKDSIQAALSAYVEEVKAVTFPGAEHGFSA from the coding sequence ATGCCAGATATCACTCTGACCACCCTGCAAAGCCTCAAGCAGAAAGGTGAGAAAATCACCATGCTGACCTGCTACGACGCCACCTTCGCCCACACCTGCTGCGAGGCAGGCGTCGAAGTCCTGCTGGTAGGCGACTCCCTGGGCATGGTGCTGCAAGGACACGACAGCACCCTGCCCGTCAGCACCGCTGACATGGCCTATCACGTCGCGGCGGTCAAGCGCGGCAACAACGGGGCACTGATCCTGGCCGACCTGCCATTCATGTCCTACGCCACCACTGAACAGGCCCTGAGCAGTTCGGCCCAGCTGATGCAGGCCGGCGCCCATATGCTCAAGATCGAAGGCGCAGCCTGGCTGGCCGAGCCGGTGCGCCTGCTGAACGAGCGTGGAGTGCCGGTCTGCGTGCACATGGGGCTGACGCCACAGACCGTGAACGTTCTGGGCGGCTACAAGGTGCAGGGCCGCAATGAAAGCCAGGCGCGGCAGATGCGTGCCGATGCCATCGCCCTGGAGCAGGCCGGCGCGGCAATGCTGCTGCTGGAGTGCGTGCCCAGCGAGCTGGCGGCGGAAATCACCCAGGCGGTGAAGATCCCGGTAATAGGTATCGGTGCCGGCAGTGCTACCGACGGCCAGGTCCTGGTGCTCCACGACATGCTGGGGCTGTCCCTCAGCGGCCGCTCGCCGAAGTTCGTGAAGAACTTCATGGCAGGCAAGGACAGTATCCAGGCCGCCTTGAGCGCCTATGTCGAAGAAGTCAAAGCCGTCACCTTCCCTGGCGCCGAACACGGGTTCTCTGCATGA
- the folK gene encoding 2-amino-4-hydroxy-6-hydroxymethyldihydropteridine diphosphokinase — protein MERIYIGMGSNLAAPEAQLRSATEALAQLPESRLHGVSAFYQSDSLLPGQPRYTNAVAALDSALAPLALLDALQAIENQQGRERNERWGPRTLDLDILLFGDRLIDEPRLKVPHYHMQARPFVLYPLAELAPADLQLADGRTLHELLAACPFVGLERLA, from the coding sequence ATGGAACGCATCTACATCGGCATGGGCAGCAATCTGGCAGCCCCTGAAGCACAACTGCGCAGTGCCACCGAGGCCCTCGCGCAGTTGCCCGAAAGCCGCCTGCACGGCGTATCGGCCTTCTACCAGAGCGACTCATTGCTCCCAGGCCAGCCACGCTATACCAACGCCGTCGCGGCGCTGGACAGCGCGCTGGCGCCGCTAGCCCTGCTGGACGCCTTGCAGGCCATCGAAAACCAGCAAGGCCGCGAGCGAAATGAGCGCTGGGGCCCACGTACCCTGGATCTGGACATCCTGTTGTTCGGCGATCGACTGATCGACGAACCCCGCCTCAAAGTCCCCCATTACCACATGCAGGCGCGCCCCTTCGTGCTCTACCCGTTGGCGGAACTGGCCCCTGCCGACCTGCAACTGGCTGACGGCCGCACCCTGCACGAACTGCTCGCTGCCTGCCCATTTGTCGGCCTGGAACGCCTGGCCTGA
- a CDS encoding sigma-54-dependent transcriptional regulator — protein sequence MPHILIVEDETIIRSALRRLLERNQYQVSEAGSVQEAQERFSIPTFDLIVSDLRLPGAPGTELIKLGQGTPVLIMTSYASLRSAVDSMKMGAVDYIAKPFDHDEMLQAVARILRDRQSAENAPPDRPAAKAGATAERAGAGNNNGEIGIIGSCAPMQDLYSKIRKVAPTDSNVLIQGESGTGKELVARALHNLSKRAKAPMISVNCAAIPETLIESELFGHEKGAFTGASAGRAGLVEAADGGTLFLDEIGELPLEAQARLLRVLQEGEIRRVGSVQSQKVDVRLIAATHRDLKSLSKIGQFREDLYYRLHVIALKLPALRERGADVNEIANAFLARQSARVGRTDLKFAADAEQAIRHYSWPGNVRELENAVERAVILCESPEISADLLGIDIELSDLEDDDFVGLPPQAGNTSHEPTEDLSLEDYFQHFVLEHQDHMTETELARKLGVSRKCLWERRQRLGIPRRKSGVASES from the coding sequence ATGCCGCATATTCTGATCGTCGAAGACGAAACCATTATCCGCTCCGCCCTGCGCCGCCTGCTGGAACGCAACCAGTACCAGGTCAGCGAAGCCGGCTCAGTGCAGGAGGCACAGGAACGCTTCAGCATTCCCACTTTCGATCTGATCGTCAGTGACTTGCGCCTGCCAGGCGCCCCGGGCACCGAATTGATCAAGCTCGGCCAGGGCACTCCGGTGCTGATCATGACCAGCTACGCCAGCCTGCGCTCAGCCGTGGACTCGATGAAAATGGGCGCGGTGGACTACATCGCCAAGCCGTTCGATCACGATGAAATGCTCCAGGCCGTGGCGCGGATCCTGCGGGATCGGCAAAGCGCCGAAAATGCCCCGCCAGACCGTCCGGCCGCCAAGGCTGGCGCCACTGCGGAGCGGGCCGGTGCGGGCAACAACAATGGCGAAATCGGCATCATCGGTTCCTGCGCTCCCATGCAGGATCTGTACAGCAAGATCCGCAAAGTGGCGCCCACTGACTCCAATGTACTGATTCAGGGTGAATCCGGTACCGGCAAGGAACTGGTAGCCCGGGCCCTGCACAACCTGTCCAAGCGTGCCAAGGCACCGATGATTTCGGTGAACTGCGCAGCCATTCCGGAAACTCTGATCGAGTCCGAACTGTTCGGCCACGAGAAAGGCGCGTTCACCGGCGCCAGCGCCGGCCGTGCCGGCCTGGTAGAAGCTGCGGACGGCGGCACCCTGTTCCTCGACGAGATTGGCGAGCTACCGCTGGAGGCGCAGGCGCGATTGCTGCGAGTACTGCAGGAAGGCGAGATCCGCCGTGTCGGCTCGGTACAGTCACAGAAAGTCGATGTGCGCCTGATTGCAGCCACTCACCGCGACCTGAAAAGCCTGTCGAAAATAGGCCAGTTCCGTGAAGACCTGTACTACCGCCTGCACGTGATTGCCCTGAAACTGCCGGCCCTGCGTGAGCGCGGTGCAGACGTCAATGAAATTGCCAATGCCTTTCTGGCCCGCCAGAGCGCGCGCGTCGGCCGCACGGACCTTAAGTTCGCCGCCGATGCAGAACAGGCCATCCGCCATTACTCCTGGCCGGGGAACGTGCGCGAACTGGAGAACGCTGTCGAGCGTGCGGTCATTCTGTGCGAAAGCCCGGAAATCTCGGCCGACCTGCTGGGCATCGACATCGAACTGAGCGACCTGGAAGACGACGACTTCGTCGGCCTGCCCCCACAAGCGGGTAACACCAGCCACGAACCGACCGAAGACCTGTCCCTGGAGGACTACTTCCAGCACTTCGTCCTCGAACACCAGGACCACATGACCGAGACCGAGCTGGCACGCAAACTGGGCGTCAGCCGCAAGTGCCTGTGGGAACGTCGTCAGCGCCTGGGCATCCCACGGCGCAAGAGCGGGGTCGCCAGCGAAAGCTGA
- a CDS encoding polynucleotide adenylyltransferase PcnB → MLKKLFQSFRSPLRRTQHKRSTPEVLNSSQHSLQRAQFSRYAVNIVERLQNAGYQAYLVGGCVRDMLLNITPKDFDVATSATPEQVKAEFRNARIIGRRFKLVHIHFGREIIEVATFRANHPQNEDDEDSNQSSRNESGRILRDNVYGTLEEDAQRRDFTINALYYDPVSERILDYANGVHDIRNNLIRLIGDPRQRYQEDPVRMLRAVRFAAKLNFGIEKHTAAPIRELAPMLREIPSARLFEEVLKLFLSGYAADTFEMLVDLQLFDPLFPASAEALEYNPTYTHTLISEALVNTDLRIKQNKPVTPAFLFAALLWPALPARVLRLQERGMPPIPAMQEAAHELIAEQCQRIAIPKRFTMPIREIWDMQERLPRRSGKRADQLLDNPRFRAGYDFLLLRESAGEQTDGLGEWWTDYQDANDAERRDMIRDLSGKEDASGAPRKRRRSSGAKRKRSSGASGE, encoded by the coding sequence ATGCTGAAGAAGCTGTTCCAGTCATTCCGTTCTCCCTTGCGTCGTACGCAACATAAACGCAGCACGCCTGAAGTGCTCAATAGCAGCCAGCATTCGCTGCAACGTGCCCAGTTCAGCCGGTATGCGGTGAATATCGTCGAACGCCTGCAGAACGCCGGCTACCAGGCCTACCTGGTGGGTGGCTGCGTGCGCGACATGCTGCTCAATATCACCCCCAAGGACTTCGACGTCGCCACCAGCGCCACGCCGGAACAGGTCAAGGCCGAGTTCCGTAACGCGCGCATCATTGGCCGGCGTTTCAAGCTGGTGCACATCCACTTCGGTCGCGAAATCATCGAAGTTGCGACTTTCCGCGCCAATCACCCGCAAAACGAAGACGACGAGGACAGTAACCAGTCATCGCGCAACGAAAGCGGGCGGATCCTGCGGGACAACGTCTATGGCACCCTGGAAGAGGACGCGCAACGTCGCGACTTCACCATCAATGCCCTGTACTACGATCCGGTCAGCGAACGCATTCTCGATTACGCCAATGGCGTACACGACATTCGCAACAACCTGATCCGCCTGATCGGCGATCCTCGCCAGCGTTATCAGGAAGACCCGGTACGTATGCTTCGAGCAGTACGCTTTGCAGCAAAACTGAACTTCGGCATCGAGAAACACACCGCCGCGCCCATTCGCGAACTGGCACCGATGCTGCGGGAAATCCCCTCGGCGCGCCTGTTCGAAGAAGTGCTCAAGCTGTTCCTCTCCGGCTACGCGGCGGACACCTTCGAAATGCTGGTGGACCTGCAACTGTTCGACCCGTTGTTCCCGGCCAGCGCCGAAGCCCTGGAGTACAACCCGACCTACACCCATACGCTGATCAGCGAAGCCTTGGTCAACACCGACCTGCGGATCAAGCAGAACAAGCCGGTGACCCCAGCCTTCCTGTTCGCCGCCCTGCTCTGGCCAGCCCTGCCGGCCCGGGTGCTGCGCCTGCAGGAGCGTGGCATGCCGCCGATTCCGGCCATGCAGGAAGCCGCCCACGAGCTGATCGCCGAACAGTGCCAGCGCATCGCTATTCCCAAGCGTTTCACCATGCCGATCCGCGAAATCTGGGATATGCAGGAACGCCTGCCACGGCGCAGCGGCAAGCGCGCCGACCAGTTGCTGGACAATCCGCGCTTCCGCGCCGGCTACGACTTCCTGCTGCTGCGCGAAAGCGCCGGCGAGCAGACCGATGGCCTGGGAGAATGGTGGACCGACTATCAGGACGCCAATGACGCCGAACGCCGCGACATGATCCGCGACCTCAGCGGCAAGGAAGACGCCAGTGGCGCGCCACGCAAGCGCCGGCGCAGCAGCGGTGCCAAGCGCAAGCGCAGCAGCGGCGCATCGGGCGAGTAA